The Lysobacter enzymogenes genome window below encodes:
- a CDS encoding YiiD C-terminal domain-containing protein, with product MTFDAALQRLHTHYQSMPPVAAMNVGIAGYDGKRLRLRAPLAHHVNDKGCAFGGSLASVMTLASWGLVSLGLEIAELRAEVFVADSQIRYLAPLFGDLEVQAELAADADWSVFVQTLRGRGRARTGLIARALLPEGGVATEFTARYVAIAKA from the coding sequence ATGACTTTCGACGCCGCTCTGCAACGCCTGCACACCCACTACCAGTCCATGCCGCCGGTCGCGGCGATGAACGTCGGCATCGCCGGCTACGACGGCAAGCGCCTGCGCCTGCGCGCGCCGCTCGCCCACCACGTCAACGACAAGGGCTGCGCGTTCGGCGGCAGCCTCGCCTCGGTGATGACCCTGGCCTCGTGGGGCCTGGTCTCGCTGGGCCTGGAAATCGCCGAGCTGCGCGCGGAAGTGTTCGTCGCCGACAGCCAGATCCGCTACCTGGCGCCGCTGTTCGGCGACCTGGAAGTGCAGGCCGAGCTGGCCGCCGACGCCGACTGGAGCGTGTTCGTGCAGACCCTGCGCGGCCGCGGCCGCGCCCGCACCGGCCTGATCGCGCGCGCTTTGCTGCCCGAAGGCGGGGTCGCGACCGAGTTCACTGCGCGCTACGTCGCGATCGCCAAAGCCTGA
- a CDS encoding rhodanese-like domain-containing protein, whose translation MSFDELLAFAGRHLYLSLGLVGLTVALIYTETARLFRGYKALRPAELTQLINRDNALVIDLSAIAEYEKGHIPGSRSVQPSQFDPESKLLAAAKQLPVVAVCRNGQASADAAKRLKKAGFEQVYWLDGGIAAWQQADLPLIKGRN comes from the coding sequence GTGAGTTTCGATGAATTGCTGGCGTTCGCCGGCCGCCACCTGTACCTGTCGCTGGGCCTGGTCGGCTTGACCGTGGCGCTGATCTACACCGAGACCGCGCGGCTGTTCCGCGGCTACAAGGCCCTGCGTCCGGCCGAGCTGACCCAGCTGATCAACCGCGACAACGCCCTGGTCATCGACCTGTCGGCGATCGCGGAATACGAAAAGGGCCACATCCCGGGCAGCCGCTCGGTCCAGCCGAGCCAGTTCGATCCGGAAAGCAAGCTGCTGGCCGCGGCCAAGCAACTGCCGGTGGTCGCGGTGTGCCGCAACGGCCAGGCCTCCGCCGACGCCGCCAAGCGGCTGAAGAAGGCCGGTTTCGAGCAGGTCTATTGGCTCGACGGCGGCATCGCCGCCTGGCAGCAGGCCGACCTGCCGCTGATCAAGGGCCGCAACTGA
- the secB gene encoding protein-export chaperone SecB: MSEENVNGAVAPADNGPAFTVEKIYVKDVSFEVPGAPAVFAETQQPQLQLNLSQNVQRVGDNAFEVVLGVTLTCTAGDKSMYLAEVKQAGVFGLIGFDAQTLDAMLGTHCPNVLYPYARQLISDLIQAGGFPPFFLQPINFDALYAEGLRQRAGQGESLADAETAGNA; the protein is encoded by the coding sequence ATGTCCGAAGAAAACGTCAACGGCGCGGTCGCGCCGGCCGATAACGGCCCCGCGTTCACCGTCGAAAAGATTTACGTCAAGGACGTCTCCTTCGAGGTCCCCGGCGCGCCGGCCGTGTTCGCCGAAACCCAGCAGCCGCAGCTGCAGCTGAACCTGTCGCAGAACGTGCAGCGCGTCGGCGACAACGCCTTCGAAGTCGTGCTCGGCGTGACCCTGACCTGCACCGCCGGCGACAAGTCGATGTACCTGGCCGAAGTGAAGCAGGCCGGCGTGTTCGGCCTGATCGGCTTCGACGCCCAGACCCTGGACGCGATGCTCGGCACCCACTGCCCGAACGTGCTGTATCCCTACGCGCGCCAGCTCATCAGCGACCTGATCCAGGCCGGCGGCTTCCCGCCGTTCTTCCTGCAGCCGATCAACTTCGACGCGCTATACGCCGAAGGCCTGCGTCAGCGCGCCGGCCAGGGCGAGAGCCTCGCCGACGCGGAAACCGCCGGCAACGCCTGA
- a CDS encoding NAD(P)H-dependent glycerol-3-phosphate dehydrogenase, whose amino-acid sequence MTSQTTTLKPRVAVIGAGSWGTALAALIARHGHPTVLWGRDGDVAAAIDGRHENPRYLPGIALPDALRATTDLAAALAGADLVLVVTPSHAFAETLRALAPHRPAHAGVAWATKGFEPGSGRFLHEVAEEVLGAGVPLAVVTGPSFAKEVAQGLPTALTVHSDDADFAQSVADALHGPAFRAYTGDDMLGAELGGAMKNVLAVATGVADGMQLGLNARAGLITRGLNEMLRLNQAIGGQPETLMGLAGLGDLVLTCTGDLSRNRRLGLALGRGQSIEDAVREIGQVVESVQTADEVMRQAERHRIELPISSAVREVLHGRITPSDGLRQLLAREQKPEYPNDLFG is encoded by the coding sequence ATGACTTCGCAGACCACGACTCTCAAGCCGCGCGTGGCGGTGATCGGTGCCGGTTCCTGGGGCACCGCGCTGGCGGCGCTGATCGCCCGGCACGGTCACCCGACCGTGCTGTGGGGCCGCGACGGCGACGTCGCCGCGGCCATCGACGGCCGCCACGAAAACCCGCGCTACCTGCCGGGCATCGCCCTGCCGGACGCGCTGCGCGCCACCACCGATCTGGCGGCGGCGCTGGCCGGCGCCGATCTGGTGCTGGTGGTGACGCCCTCGCACGCCTTCGCCGAAACCCTGCGCGCGCTGGCCCCGCATCGGCCCGCGCACGCCGGCGTGGCCTGGGCGACCAAGGGCTTCGAGCCCGGCAGCGGCCGTTTCCTGCACGAAGTCGCCGAGGAAGTGCTCGGCGCCGGCGTGCCGTTGGCGGTCGTCACCGGCCCCTCGTTCGCCAAGGAAGTCGCGCAAGGCCTGCCGACCGCGCTGACCGTGCATTCCGACGACGCGGACTTCGCCCAGTCGGTCGCCGATGCGCTGCACGGCCCGGCGTTCCGCGCCTACACCGGCGACGACATGCTCGGCGCCGAACTCGGCGGCGCGATGAAGAACGTGCTCGCGGTCGCCACCGGCGTCGCCGACGGCATGCAGCTCGGCCTCAACGCCCGCGCCGGCCTGATCACCCGCGGCCTCAACGAAATGCTGCGCCTCAACCAGGCCATCGGCGGCCAGCCCGAAACCCTGATGGGCCTGGCCGGCCTCGGCGACCTGGTGCTGACCTGCACCGGCGACCTGTCGCGCAACCGCCGCCTGGGCCTGGCCCTGGGCCGCGGCCAGTCGATCGAGGACGCGGTGCGCGAGATCGGCCAGGTGGTCGAATCGGTGCAGACCGCCGACGAAGTCATGCGCCAGGCCGAGCGCCACCGCATCGAACTGCCGATCTCCAGCGCCGTGCGCGAAGTGCTGCACGGCCGCATCACCCCGTCCGACGGCCTGCGCCAGCTGCTCGCGCGCGAGCAGAAGCCCGAGTACCCGAACGACCTGTTCGGCTGA
- a CDS encoding diffusible signal factor-reguated Ax21 faimly protein, whose amino-acid sequence MKRALLALTLAAALPFAASAAEGVSYNYVEAGYAKIDAKNKFADSDGWTIAGSYAFHPNFHVFGSYSKQETDSRSFISSIGTIRIPSTDLDRWNIGVGYNHELSKRVDLVTRIAYEQNKYDFSGFSDKFKGGFVEAGVRGTLTPNWEGYAFAGYQDFDNTRSYGSSADKYDSKFYARVGTLVKFNNNWGITADAKFIDGGEKEYFIGPRFSF is encoded by the coding sequence ATGAAGCGTGCATTGCTTGCCCTGACCCTCGCCGCTGCGCTGCCGTTCGCCGCTTCGGCCGCCGAAGGCGTCTCCTACAACTACGTCGAAGCCGGCTACGCCAAGATCGACGCCAAGAACAAGTTCGCCGATTCCGATGGCTGGACCATCGCCGGTTCGTACGCGTTCCACCCGAACTTCCACGTCTTCGGCAGCTACAGCAAGCAGGAGACCGATTCGCGCAGCTTCATCAGCAGCATCGGCACCATCCGCATTCCGAGCACCGATCTGGACCGCTGGAACATCGGCGTGGGCTACAACCATGAGCTGAGCAAGCGCGTCGACCTCGTCACCCGCATCGCCTACGAGCAGAACAAGTACGACTTCAGCGGTTTCTCGGACAAGTTCAAGGGCGGTTTCGTCGAAGCCGGCGTGCGCGGCACGCTGACCCCGAACTGGGAAGGCTATGCCTTCGCCGGTTACCAGGACTTCGACAACACCCGTTCGTACGGCAGCTCGGCCGACAAGTACGACAGCAAGTTCTACGCCCGCGTGGGCACCCTGGTGAAGTTCAACAACAACTGGGGCATCACCGCCGACGCCAAGTTCATCGACGGCGGCGAGAAGGAATACTTCATCGGTCCGCGCTTCAGCTTCTAA
- a CDS encoding 2OG-Fe(II) oxygenase: MIADAWISQTAPETAAPDARERLHRRIDGYDWSALGAALDERGWALLPKLLSASQCAALADAYDDEPRYRSRIVMQRHGFGRGEYRYFGYPLPPMVQALREGLYPPLARIAERWRAALGEDGGYPDSLQAFVARCHAAGQTRPTPLLLRYGEGDYNCLHQDVYGEHVFPLQTAILLSQPGRDFEGGEFVLTEQRPRMQSRAQVVPLRQGDAVAFAVRHRPQRGARGFYRVNLRHGVSALRAGTRHTLGVIFHDAQ; this comes from the coding sequence ATGATCGCCGACGCTTGGATTTCGCAAACAGCGCCCGAAACCGCCGCGCCGGACGCGCGCGAACGCCTGCATCGCCGCATCGACGGCTACGACTGGAGCGCGCTCGGCGCCGCGCTCGACGAACGCGGCTGGGCGCTGCTGCCGAAGCTGCTCAGCGCGAGCCAATGCGCGGCGCTGGCGGACGCTTACGACGACGAGCCGCGCTACCGCAGCCGCATCGTCATGCAGCGCCACGGCTTCGGCCGCGGCGAATACCGTTACTTCGGCTATCCGCTGCCGCCGATGGTGCAGGCGTTGCGCGAAGGCCTGTACCCGCCTCTGGCGCGGATCGCCGAGCGTTGGCGCGCGGCGCTGGGCGAAGACGGCGGGTATCCGGATTCGTTGCAGGCGTTCGTGGCGCGCTGCCATGCCGCCGGCCAGACGCGACCGACGCCGTTGCTGTTGCGCTACGGCGAGGGCGACTACAACTGCCTGCACCAGGACGTCTACGGCGAGCATGTGTTTCCGCTGCAAACCGCGATCTTGCTGTCGCAGCCCGGGCGCGACTTCGAAGGCGGCGAGTTCGTGCTGACCGAACAGCGTCCGCGCATGCAGTCGCGCGCGCAGGTGGTGCCGCTGCGGCAAGGCGATGCGGTGGCGTTCGCGGTGCGCCACCGGCCGCAGCGCGGCGCGCGCGGGTTCTACCGGGTCAACCTGCGCCATGGCGTGAGCGCGTTGCGCGCGGGCACGCGGCATACGCTGGGCGTGATCTTCCACGACGCGCAGTGA
- a CDS encoding peptidoglycan-binding domain-containing protein gives MPLQDQSFVRRELDFPGALRQGASGAAVKRVQEWLGYHDSGTPIDGKFGPGTDRALQGFAARKRIAYAGEVGPTLWAALTEPLARVVGASANAPANKPYPQLVRWFAEQHLLAHPVELGGANRGPWVRFYMKGSEGESMLWCAGFVSTVLRQAAEHAGRAMPIAGSFGCDELAAQAKAGGRFLAARALAGAPGFAALGACGVFLVRKSASDWIHTGFAFDGNADSFLSIEGNTDHKGSANGFEVARRARKTAACDFIRLG, from the coding sequence ATGCCGCTGCAAGACCAATCTTTCGTGCGCCGCGAACTCGATTTCCCCGGCGCCTTGCGCCAGGGCGCCAGCGGCGCGGCGGTGAAGCGGGTGCAGGAGTGGCTGGGCTATCACGACAGCGGCACGCCGATCGACGGCAAGTTCGGCCCCGGGACCGACCGCGCCTTGCAGGGCTTCGCCGCGCGCAAGCGCATCGCCTATGCCGGCGAAGTCGGGCCGACGCTGTGGGCGGCGCTGACCGAGCCGCTGGCGCGCGTTGTCGGCGCGAGCGCCAACGCGCCGGCGAACAAGCCGTATCCGCAGTTGGTGCGCTGGTTCGCCGAGCAGCATCTGCTCGCGCATCCGGTCGAACTCGGCGGCGCCAATCGCGGGCCGTGGGTGCGGTTCTACATGAAGGGCAGCGAGGGCGAGAGCATGCTGTGGTGCGCGGGGTTCGTCAGCACGGTGTTGCGCCAGGCGGCCGAGCATGCGGGGCGGGCGATGCCGATCGCCGGCAGCTTCGGCTGCGACGAACTGGCGGCGCAGGCCAAGGCCGGCGGGCGTTTCCTCGCCGCGCGCGCGCTCGCCGGCGCGCCGGGCTTCGCCGCGCTCGGCGCTTGCGGCGTGTTCCTGGTGCGCAAGAGCGCCAGCGACTGGATCCACACCGGCTTCGCCTTCGACGGCAACGCCGACAGCTTCCTCAGCATCGAGGGCAATACCGACCACAAGGGCTCGGCCAACGGGTTCGAGGTCGCGCGCCGCGCGCGCAAGACCGCGGCCTGCGATTTCATCCGCCTGGGCTGA
- a CDS encoding TonB-dependent receptor, whose protein sequence is MALPSAFAQTAPAESAGGATPKLLDKVTVEGASAAPWDRPAPTASRLGLSGRETPAAVTTLTQEQIQARGLRGSVETLNAAPGVLAGQLPSSPGTASMRGFSGGAIALLYDGVRQSTAPLVTRDFDSWSFERIEVLKGPASVLYGEGALAGAINLVPKRPDFDGRAFSGLIGVGSFGGRRYAVDFNEPVGERLALRAIASRRSGDGYVDGTASESTSATVAARWRPSDAIEVDVALDHFEDDYDTAYWGTPLLPAALARDPSSLVRSADGRVLDRSLRRRNYNVDNGLQDSRGDWLRTRVGWQIGDGLRFSNEFSYYDAKRRWWNSETYAFNPRSGLLDRGTTRIEHDQRFWVERATLSADSELGGRRNRAAVGMEISNGDFAVMRRFGTTAPVDPFAPQRGSVSFADTAANFPGAGNRVDFDSRTRVYSLFAEDAYNLSERWLLLAGLRYDRIELERRIDDRNTGARTRFERTYEPLSWRLGTVYDLAPATQLYAQYSTAVAPVGSLPLLSLANSRFELTHGRSAEAGIKSSVWDGRVDLGASAYWIEQDDIVTRDPRNANLSVQGGTQSSRGIELTAAAALTRALRIDASVAALNARFDKLREAGGADRAGNVPPNVPERIAQVHASYRFDALPLTVGAGARYVGPWYADNANRLRVAGRTVWDASVAYRLPFGEIALYGRNLGDALYADWTGGAADQFVLGAPRSVELTLRVNL, encoded by the coding sequence TTGGCGCTGCCGTCCGCCTTCGCCCAGACCGCGCCGGCCGAAAGCGCCGGCGGCGCCACGCCCAAGCTGCTCGACAAGGTCACCGTCGAAGGCGCGTCCGCCGCGCCGTGGGACCGGCCCGCGCCGACCGCCTCGCGCCTGGGCCTGAGCGGGCGCGAGACGCCGGCCGCGGTGACGACGCTGACCCAGGAACAGATCCAGGCCCGCGGCCTGCGCGGCAGCGTCGAGACGCTCAACGCCGCGCCGGGCGTGTTGGCCGGGCAGTTGCCGTCGTCGCCGGGCACGGCCTCGATGCGCGGCTTCAGCGGCGGCGCGATCGCGCTGCTGTACGACGGCGTGCGCCAGAGCACCGCGCCGCTGGTCACCCGCGACTTCGACAGTTGGAGCTTCGAGCGCATCGAAGTGCTCAAGGGCCCGGCCTCGGTGCTGTACGGCGAAGGCGCGCTGGCCGGCGCGATCAATCTGGTGCCCAAGCGCCCGGACTTCGACGGCCGCGCGTTCTCCGGCCTGATCGGCGTCGGCAGCTTCGGCGGCCGCCGCTACGCGGTGGATTTCAACGAACCGGTCGGCGAGCGCCTGGCCTTGCGCGCGATCGCCAGCCGCCGCAGCGGCGACGGCTACGTCGACGGCACCGCCAGCGAGTCCACCTCGGCCACCGTGGCCGCGCGCTGGCGGCCGAGCGACGCGATCGAGGTCGATGTCGCGCTGGATCATTTCGAAGACGACTACGACACGGCGTACTGGGGCACGCCGCTGCTTCCCGCCGCGCTCGCGCGCGACCCCAGCTCGCTGGTGCGCAGCGCCGACGGGCGCGTGCTCGACCGTTCGCTGCGCCGGCGCAACTACAACGTCGACAACGGTCTGCAGGATTCGCGCGGCGACTGGCTGCGCACGCGGGTGGGTTGGCAGATCGGCGACGGCCTGCGCTTCAGCAACGAGTTCAGCTACTACGACGCCAAGCGCCGCTGGTGGAATTCGGAAACCTACGCGTTCAACCCGCGCAGCGGCCTGCTCGACCGCGGCACCACCCGGATCGAGCACGATCAACGCTTCTGGGTCGAGCGCGCGACGCTGTCGGCCGACAGCGAGTTGGGCGGACGCCGCAACCGCGCCGCGGTCGGCATGGAAATCAGCAACGGCGACTTCGCGGTGATGCGCCGCTTCGGCACCACCGCGCCCGTCGATCCGTTCGCGCCGCAGCGCGGTTCGGTCAGCTTCGCCGACACCGCGGCGAACTTCCCCGGCGCCGGCAACCGCGTCGATTTCGATTCGCGCACCCGGGTGTACTCGCTGTTCGCCGAAGACGCCTACAACCTCAGCGAACGCTGGTTGCTGCTGGCCGGCCTGCGTTACGACCGGATCGAGCTGGAACGCCGCATCGACGACCGCAACACCGGCGCGCGCACGCGCTTCGAACGCACTTACGAACCGCTGTCGTGGCGGCTGGGCACGGTCTACGATCTGGCGCCGGCGACCCAGCTGTACGCGCAGTACAGCACCGCGGTGGCGCCGGTCGGCAGCCTGCCGCTGCTGTCGCTGGCGAACTCGCGCTTCGAACTGACCCACGGGCGTTCGGCCGAGGCCGGGATCAAGAGCAGCGTGTGGGACGGCCGCGTCGATCTGGGCGCGAGCGCGTACTGGATCGAGCAGGACGACATCGTCACCCGCGATCCGCGCAACGCCAATCTGTCGGTGCAAGGCGGCACCCAGTCGTCGCGCGGGATCGAACTGACCGCGGCGGCGGCGCTGACCCGCGCCTTGCGCATCGACGCCAGCGTGGCCGCGTTGAACGCGCGCTTCGACAAACTGCGCGAGGCCGGCGGCGCCGACCGCGCCGGCAACGTACCGCCGAACGTGCCCGAGCGTATCGCGCAAGTGCATGCGAGCTACCGCTTCGACGCGCTGCCGCTGACCGTCGGCGCCGGCGCGCGCTACGTCGGGCCGTGGTACGCCGACAACGCCAACCGCCTGCGCGTCGCCGGCCGCACGGTCTGGGACGCCAGCGTCGCCTACCGGTTGCCGTTCGGCGAGATCGCGCTGTACGGGCGCAACCTCGGCGATGCGCTGTACGCCGACTGGACCGGCGGCGCCGCCGACCAATTCGTGCTCGGCGCGCCGCGCAGCGTCGAGCTGACCTTGAGGGTGAACCTATGA
- a CDS encoding ABC transporter ATP-binding protein: protein MSLLESSTDALRLDGVRKDFGDRHALQSLTLGIAPGEVYALLGPNGAGKTTTLNLILGFLDPDGGRIEVAGIDVGRDRLGARARIAYLPETVMLHPQLDAIENLSYFALLGGRRIDARQARALLAEAGLQEEAHTRRAGGFSKGMRQKVGLAIALAKDAQLLLLDEPTSGLDASAANDLSHGMRAASRRGVAVLMATHDLYRVKDVAHRLGILRAGRLLTERRTSELSASQIEALYLQELDAAGAAATGAAAA from the coding sequence ATGAGCCTGCTCGAGAGCAGCACCGACGCGCTGCGCCTGGACGGCGTGCGCAAGGACTTCGGCGACCGCCACGCCCTGCAGTCGCTGACGCTCGGCATCGCGCCGGGCGAGGTGTACGCGCTGCTCGGTCCCAACGGCGCCGGCAAGACCACCACCTTGAACCTGATCCTCGGGTTCCTGGACCCGGACGGCGGCCGCATCGAGGTCGCCGGCATCGACGTGGGCCGCGACCGACTCGGCGCGCGCGCCAGGATCGCGTATCTGCCGGAAACGGTGATGCTGCATCCGCAGCTCGACGCGATCGAGAACCTGAGCTATTTCGCCTTGCTCGGCGGCCGCCGCATCGACGCGCGCCAGGCGCGCGCGCTGCTGGCCGAGGCCGGTTTGCAGGAGGAAGCGCATACCCGCCGCGCCGGCGGTTTTTCCAAGGGCATGCGGCAGAAAGTCGGCCTCGCCATCGCCCTGGCCAAGGACGCGCAGTTGCTGCTGCTCGACGAACCGACCTCGGGCCTGGACGCCAGCGCCGCCAACGATCTGTCGCACGGCATGCGCGCTGCGTCGCGGCGCGGCGTGGCGGTGCTGATGGCGACCCACGATCTGTACCGGGTCAAGGACGTGGCCCATCGCCTCGGCATCCTGCGCGCGGGCCGGTTGTTGACCGAGCGCCGCACCAGCGAACTGTCGGCCTCGCAGATCGAAGCGCTGTACTTGCAGGAACTCGACGCGGCCGGCGCGGCCGCGACCGGAGCGGCCGCCGCATGA
- a CDS encoding ABC transporter permease subunit — MSASLTAYEWTLLRRDRRAWWALLALAALVLLAFSFDLATVASGNAAKAQAAKAERARWLGQGAKDPHSAAHYSIFAFKPAPLLAALDPGAQPFVGQTVWLEAHVQNDMLYRPQGDASALQRAGLASPASLLIAFAPLVAFLLAFTAVAMDRERGTLRLALGAALRPRAIVAAKALAIWSALLLALLAPVTVAAAVASAALGGLSADVALRLALWAAAMAVYLGVLTALGVAACLLTRSVRGALALLFGLWIALALALPRWASGAVEAAVPLPSSQQVKQQLQDEAPSFWTAEEAKKHRSALLARYGAKDVGEMRVDARGAELDLSERHSHEVFDRVLGGFYDRVAAQDRAFAAWGWASPATAMQSLSPLLAGSDFGHHRRFIDAAEHYRRALVNRMNEDVMAHPLNGAQPRHTNDERLWAQVPQFEAPMPALAANWRNAAPALSGLLAWAALAAGLLALAARRLRP; from the coding sequence ATGAGCGCGTCGCTGACCGCGTACGAATGGACCCTGCTGCGCCGCGACCGCCGCGCCTGGTGGGCGTTGCTGGCGCTGGCCGCGCTGGTGTTGCTGGCGTTTTCGTTCGACCTGGCGACGGTGGCGTCGGGCAATGCGGCCAAGGCGCAGGCCGCAAAGGCCGAGCGCGCGCGCTGGCTGGGGCAGGGCGCGAAGGATCCGCATTCGGCCGCGCACTACAGCATCTTCGCGTTCAAGCCGGCGCCGCTGTTGGCGGCGCTGGACCCGGGCGCGCAGCCCTTCGTCGGCCAGACCGTGTGGCTGGAAGCGCACGTGCAGAACGACATGCTGTACCGGCCGCAGGGCGATGCGTCGGCGTTGCAGCGCGCGGGGCTGGCCAGTCCGGCCAGCCTGTTGATCGCGTTCGCGCCGCTGGTGGCGTTCCTGCTGGCGTTCACCGCGGTGGCGATGGACCGCGAGCGCGGCACCTTGCGCCTGGCGCTCGGCGCGGCGCTGCGTCCGCGCGCGATCGTCGCCGCCAAGGCGCTGGCGATCTGGTCGGCGCTGCTGCTTGCGTTGCTCGCACCGGTCACCGTCGCGGCGGCCGTCGCCAGCGCCGCGCTGGGCGGACTGAGCGCGGACGTGGCCTTGCGCCTGGCGCTGTGGGCGGCGGCGATGGCGGTGTACCTGGGCGTGCTGACCGCGCTCGGCGTGGCGGCGTGCTTGCTGACGCGCAGCGTGCGCGGCGCGCTGGCGCTGTTGTTCGGGCTGTGGATCGCGCTGGCGCTGGCCTTGCCGCGTTGGGCCAGCGGCGCGGTCGAAGCCGCGGTGCCGTTGCCGTCGAGCCAACAGGTCAAGCAACAGCTGCAGGACGAAGCGCCGTCGTTCTGGACCGCCGAGGAAGCCAAGAAGCACCGCAGCGCCTTGCTCGCGCGCTACGGCGCCAAGGACGTCGGCGAGATGCGCGTGGACGCGCGCGGCGCCGAGCTGGATCTGAGCGAGCGCCATTCGCACGAAGTCTTCGACCGCGTGCTCGGCGGTTTCTACGACCGCGTCGCGGCGCAGGACCGCGCCTTCGCCGCCTGGGGCTGGGCGAGCCCGGCGACCGCGATGCAGAGCCTGTCGCCGCTGCTGGCCGGCAGCGATTTCGGCCACCACCGGCGCTTCATCGATGCCGCCGAGCACTACCGGCGCGCGCTGGTCAACCGCATGAACGAGGACGTGATGGCGCATCCGCTCAATGGCGCGCAGCCGCGCCATACCAACGACGAACGCCTGTGGGCGCAGGTGCCGCAGTTCGAAGCGCCGATGCCGGCGCTGGCGGCGAACTGGCGCAACGCCGCGCCCGCGCTGTCCGGCTTGCTCGCCTGGGCGGCGTTGGCCGCGGGCTTGCTGGCGCTGGCCGCGCGCAGGCTGCGGCCATGA
- a CDS encoding DUF3526 domain-containing protein, whose protein sequence is MSARSDHAGAIALPAARSAGFAELLRWELGHIGRSRLLWTVIGLLFAAMLWGAHSGAALHRGQDRAIERSRASDLDWTRQILERARRYAEPAAEPVPYWQDPTDVAGFSRYFLRAHSYKPNLPLSPLAVGGSDLMPTRLPVKLETPFGIEPAYDFENPRALGLGRFDLGYVLVYLLPVAAIVLIGLLATFERDHGMLRLIAAQRVGPRAWLGARIAAIFLWLAPAALLSMLIALFSAGADLGAAVPELIASAALVVAYLGFWAALGFVVVSAWPGAAGAISLMSAVWAVLAIGLPLLGSGVAARLGDAPTPIAYVDAQRRANDAIGVERDALLARDFRARADLAGSLDKIGSLDYATRLSFLAPELERRLQPLRDRQDSAHSARERLSQWAGYAAPPLGMEQALARLAGTDAERHRRFERQTAAYQKRLREWFYPRMQRQIAAPTPRPRADSYGRMNFLEFDAIPAYVWSEAPAWSRVAGALPMALWLTLLAAGLSGWALRRLRQWPAEL, encoded by the coding sequence ATGAGCGCGCGCAGCGACCACGCCGGCGCGATCGCGTTGCCGGCCGCGCGCAGCGCCGGTTTCGCCGAGCTGTTGCGTTGGGAACTCGGCCATATCGGCCGCAGCCGTCTGTTGTGGACCGTGATCGGTCTGCTGTTCGCGGCGATGCTGTGGGGCGCGCACAGCGGCGCCGCGCTGCATCGCGGCCAGGACCGGGCGATCGAGCGCAGCCGCGCCAGCGATCTGGACTGGACCCGGCAGATCCTCGAGCGCGCGCGCCGTTACGCGGAACCGGCGGCCGAACCGGTGCCGTACTGGCAGGACCCGACCGACGTGGCCGGTTTCAGCCGTTATTTCCTGCGCGCCCACAGCTACAAGCCGAACCTGCCGCTGTCGCCGCTGGCGGTCGGCGGCAGCGATCTGATGCCGACGCGGCTGCCGGTGAAGCTGGAAACGCCGTTCGGGATCGAGCCGGCCTACGATTTCGAGAATCCGCGCGCGCTCGGCCTGGGCCGGTTCGATCTCGGCTACGTGCTGGTGTATCTGCTGCCGGTCGCGGCGATCGTGCTGATCGGCTTGCTCGCCACGTTCGAGCGCGACCACGGCATGCTGCGGCTGATCGCCGCGCAACGGGTCGGGCCGCGCGCCTGGCTCGGCGCGCGCATCGCCGCGATCTTCCTCTGGCTGGCGCCGGCGGCGCTGTTGAGCATGTTGATCGCATTGTTCTCGGCCGGCGCCGACCTCGGCGCCGCCGTTCCCGAATTGATCGCGTCGGCGGCACTGGTGGTGGCCTACCTGGGGTTCTGGGCCGCGCTGGGATTCGTCGTGGTGTCCGCGTGGCCCGGCGCCGCCGGCGCGATCAGCCTGATGAGCGCGGTGTGGGCGGTGCTGGCGATCGGCCTGCCGCTGCTCGGCAGCGGGGTCGCCGCGCGCCTGGGCGACGCGCCCACGCCGATCGCTTACGTGGACGCGCAGCGCCGCGCCAACGACGCCATCGGCGTCGAACGCGATGCGCTGCTCGCGCGCGACTTCCGCGCCCGCGCCGACCTGGCCGGTTCGCTCGACAAGATCGGCAGCCTGGACTACGCCACGCGACTGAGCTTCCTGGCGCCGGAACTGGAGCGCCGCCTGCAACCGCTGCGCGACCGCCAGGACAGCGCGCACAGCGCGCGCGAGCGGCTGTCGCAGTGGGCCGGCTACGCGGCGCCGCCGCTGGGCATGGAGCAGGCGCTGGCGCGTCTGGCCGGCACCGACGCCGAGCGCCATCGCCGTTTCGAACGCCAGACCGCGGCGTACCAGAAGCGATTGCGCGAGTGGTTCTATCCGCGCATGCAGCGCCAGATCGCGGCGCCGACGCCGCGGCCGCGCGCGGACAGCTACGGGCGCATGAACTTCCTGGAGTTCGATGCGATCCCGGCGTACGTCTGGAGCGAAGCGCCGGCGTGGTCGCGGGTGGCCGGCGCGCTGCCGATGGCGCTGTGGCTGACGCTGCTGGCGGCGGGCCTGAGCGGCTGGGCGCTGCGGCGCCTGCGGCAATGGCCGGCGGAGTTGTGA